The following coding sequences lie in one Populus nigra chromosome 15, ddPopNigr1.1, whole genome shotgun sequence genomic window:
- the LOC133674747 gene encoding uncharacterized protein LOC133674747, producing MENRVGKSHGVEIPKKSRSLDHKSLYESKNPKGDQNSNNLKRKGGGAGDDEKGHEKKKSRKEVSISSFKNKNVNSSYSKSLKEVYNRSLSSGLKESKSGLIQRLADSNGFSGVSLPLDGEVVKIPRRKRGFVGRRKVDNGSEGSKLTGGFGREAGNVDQADKLTGEDESKWVENGGRELKAVGISGGEVDDVDQASKLTVEDKGKQVEPLKAKQKKGSDDLKENRNDELNASRNLEEEEDGHEGHPVATKRDSSSKRPHNGPLVDNNGDLSLKKSLRKRSRKKGMVSDKKRTKEDDPTVDTSMKMSGVLQDEEEENLEENAAMMLSSRFNPSCTGFSSNSKASASPSKNDFQEFVAHGSSYVSGSESSSVDIDGRVLRPRKQNKEKGSTRKRRHYYEVFSGDLDAHWVLNQRIKVFWPLDQRWYHGLVGDYDKERKLHHIKYDDRDEEWIDLQNERFKLLLLPSEVPGKMRRKRSITSNKRSDGWKEKMTSRKEKRDLITEDDSYEGAYMESEPIISWLARSTRRVKSSPLHALKKQKTSYLSSTMTPLSSLKRDKCKLSYNSASSDSVATDGRSDLPVMESPVFPKDSKLPIVYYRKRFRKTSNVLCHESKGICVSASVPETDSSLVPLTVAFWALQEHYTSLGRLDHDLDSNRLDSSDPLWSTGNAGLLRLNISATEPRWLRFKLSFQLPSFLNYYSFGSENVWLIHAVLLLQYGMLMTTWPRIHLEMLFVDNMVGLRFLLFEGCLMQAVAFVFLVLTVFHQPREQGKCADFQLPITSIRYRFSCIRNLRKHFAFSFYNFSEVENSKWKYLDHKLKRHCLAYRQLSLSECTYDNIKALQCGKNRLFSPLVCSDATLNKVLHRRSRQSISLMGVTRESTCVNGSQSSFKSDKNHRYLPSFALSFTAAPTYFFGLHLKMLVEHSVMHINTEDHNSIEHPEKSSGLVADSCTCIEDCSKACLDCTPGNDFKALTRGADYDGCISCAKPESQSVDVSICSGGDWKKSLSNQSGDVNVEISASYRDLGESGSGAIVPLQNLECNHSESQPCDLLLRQSINKDETGAGSHALSNGITVDIPSVNQFDQHANKELQGVQQSSDLSWNMNGGVIPSPNPTARRSTWHRNRSSFASFGWSEGKADFLQNNFGNGPKKPRTQVSYALPFGGFDYSPRNKGYQQKGFPHKRIRTATEKRTSFISRGSERNLELLSCDANVLITNGDKGWRECGVQVVLELFDHNEWRLGVKLSGTTIYSYKAHQFLQTGSTNRFTHAMMWKGGKDWTLEFPDRSQWALFKEMHEECYNRNIRAASVKNIPIPGVRLIEENDDNGIEVPFFRGCKYFRQLESDVEMALDPSRVLYDMDSDDEQWMLKNQSSSEVNSSSWQISEEMFEKAMDMFEKAAYSQQRDQFTFNEIVEFMTGIEPTEAIKTIHEYWQHKRQRKRMPLIRHLQPPLWERYQQQLREWEQAMTRSNTGIPNGCHEKFALSDKPPMYAFCLKPRGLEVPNKGSKQRSHKKFSVAGQSNSLAGNHDGLHPYGRRINGFASGDEKTIYSVHNNESFEDSPLPQMSPRVFSPRDAYGRAFVSLTGDGYDRNNLQKLCRTKSKKLGTFVSPYDVQMATSYNHRMLDQRNGFRHWNLGFSDWPSQRHHQTDGYARHGREQLNDSGLDELRLREASGAAKHALNVAKLKRHRAQRLLYRADLAIHKAVVALMNAEAIKASSEDINVDG from the exons ATGGAAAATAGAGTAGGAAAGTCTCATGGAGTGGAGATTCCTAAAAAATCGAGATCTTTGGATCATAAAAGTCTCTATGAATCTAAAAATCCTAAAGGGGATCAAAATAGTAATAATTTGAAGCGGAAGGGTGGTGGTGCAGGTGATGATGAGAAGGGacatgagaagaagaagagtagaAAGGAGGTTTCTATTAGTAGTTTTAAGAATAAGAATGTTAACAGTAGCTATAGTAAGAGTTTAAAGGAAGTGTATAATAGGAGTTTGAGTTCAGGTTTGAAGGAATCGAAGTCTGGGTTGATTCAGAGATTGGCTGATAGTAATGGATTTAGTGGTGTTTCCTTACCTCTGGATGGTGAGGTTGTTAAAATCCCTAGGCGGAAACGAGGTTTTGTGGGGCGAAGGAAAGTTGATAATGGTAGTGAGGGGTCCAAGCTGACAGGAGGGTTTGGCAGGGAAGCAGGCAATGTCGATCAGGCAGATAAGCTAACTGGTGAAGATGAGAGCAAATGGGTTGAGAATGGTGGTCGAGAGTTGAAAGCAGTGGGGATATCTGGTGGTGAAGTGGATGATGTCGATCAGGCTAGTAAGTTAACTGTTGAAGATAAGGGCAAGCAGGTTGAACCTTTGAAGGCTAAACAGAAGAAAGGTTCTGATGacttgaaagaaaatagaaatgatgAACTGAATGCAAGCAGAAatttggaggaggaggaggacggGCATGAGGGCCATCCAGTTGCAACAAAAAGAGATTCATCATCGAAAAGGCCTCACAATGGCCCTTTGGTTGACAACAATGGTGATTTATCTTTGAAAAAGTCACTGAGGAAGCGGAGCAGGAAAAAGGGCATGGTGTCCGATAAGAAAAGAACCAAGGAGGATGACCCAACAGTTGATACTTCTATGAAGATGAGTGGTGTTTTGCAGGACGAGGAGGAGGAGAATCTCGAAGAGAATGCAGCAATGATGCTATCATCACGATTCAATCCGAGCTGCACGGGCTTTTCTTCAAACAGCAAAGCCTCAGCCTCGCCATCTAAAAATGATTTCCAAGAATTTGTTGCTCATGGGTCTAGCTATGTCTCTGGATCTGAATCTTCATCTGTTGATATTGATGGTAGAGTATTGCGACCtaggaaacaaaacaaagagaagGGTAGTACCAGGAAACGACGCCATTATTATGAAGTTTTCTCTGGGGACTTGGATGCTCATTGGGTGTTGAACCAGAGAATCAAGGTCTTTTGGCCTCTGGACCAGAGATGGTATCATGGTCTTGTTGGTGACTATGACAAAGAGAGGAAGCTTCATCACATAAAATATGATGATCGGGATGAGGAATGGATTGATCTCCAAAATGAAAGATTTAAACTCTTGCTGCTACCTAGTGAAGTTCCAGGTAAGATGCGAAGGAAAAGATCAATAACAAGCAACAAGCGCTCTGATGggtggaaagaaaaaatgacatccagaaaagaaaagagggactTGATCACAGAGGATGATAGCTATGAAGGGGCATATATGGAGTCGGAGCCTATCATCTCATGGTTGGCTCGATCTACTCGTAGAGTCAAATCGTCTCCTCTTCATGCCTtgaagaaacagaaaacatCCTATCTATCTTCTACTATGACACCACTGTCTTCCCTAAAAAGAGATAAATGCAAGTTATCTTATAATTCTGCTTCATCAGACAGTGTAGCCACTGATGGAAGGAGTGATTTGCCTGTGATGGAGAGCCCTGTTTTCCCCAAAGATAGCAAGCTCCCTATTGTTTATTACAGGAAGCGGTTTCGCAAGACAAGCAATGTGTTGTGTCATGAATCCAAGGGCATTTGTGTTTCTGCCAGTGTACCAGAAACTGATAGTTCTCTTGTGCCTCTTACTGTTGCTTTTTGGGCTTTGCAAGAGCATTATACTTCTCTTGGAAGATTGGATCATGACCTGGATTCGAATAGGTTGGATTCTTCTGATCCTTTATGGTCAACTGGTAATGCAGGGTTGTTGAGATTAAATATTTCTGCCACAGAACCAAGATGGTTGAGGTTCAAGTTAAGCTTCCAATTGCCTTCTTTCTTGAATTACTACTCATTTGGCTCTGAAAATGTTTGGTTGATCCATGCTGTGCTACTGCTTCAGTATGGTATGCTTATGACTACATGGCCAAGAATTCATCTGGAGATGCTTTTTGTAGATAATATGGTTGGATTGAGGTTTCTCTTGTTTGAAGGTTGCTTGATGCAGGCTGTAGCTTTTGTATTCCTGGTCTTAACAGTATTTCATCAACCTAGAGAGCAGGGGAAATGTGCTGACTTCCAGTTGCCAATAACTTCAATCAGGTACAGATTCTCTTGCATTCGAAATCTGAGAAAGCACTTTGCCTTTTCATTCTACAACTTCTCTGAAGTGGAGAATTCAAAGTGGAAGTACTTGGACCATAAGCTCAAAAGGCATTGCCTGGCTTATAGGCAACTATCTCTGTCCGAATGCACTTATGATAACATTAAGGCATTGCAATGCGGAAAGAATCGACTTTTCAGTCCTTTGGTCTGCAGTGATGCCACCTTAAATAAG GTCCTGCATAGGAGATCTAGGCAGAGTATTAGCCTCATGGGGGTCACCAGAGAATCTACTTGTGTTAATGGCAGCCAGTCTTCTTTTAAGTCTGACAAGAATCACAGATATTTACCTTCATTTGCACTTTCTTTTACTGCTGCTCCtacttatttttttggtttgcaTTTAAAGATGCTTGTGGAACATAGTGTGATGCATATTAACACTGAGGATCACAATTCAATAGAACATCCAGAAAAATCCAGTGGTTTAGTGGCTGATAGCTGCACTTGCATAGAGGACTGTTCCAAAGCATGTTTAGATTGCACACCTGGTAATGATTTCAAGGCTTTGACAAGGGGTGCTGACTATGATGGATGCATATCCTGTGCTAAACCAGAGTCACAAAGTGTTGATGTTTCCATTTGCAGTGGTGGGGATTGGAAAAAATCCTTATCAAACCAAAGTGGTGATGTAAATGTTGAAATTTCTGCTAGCTACAGAGATCTTGGAGAATCGGGAAGTGGTGCAATTGTCCCGCTGCAGAATTTGGAATGCAACCATTCAGAGTCACAACCCTGTGACTTGCTGTTAAGGCAGTCAATTAACAAAGATGAGACTGGTGCTGGTTCACATGCTCTTTCAAATGGTATCACGGTTGATATTCCATCAGTTAATCAATTTGACCAGCATGCTAATAAGGAATTACAAGGCGTTCAGCAGTCTTCTGATTTGTCTTGGAATATGAATGGTGGTGTTATTCCAAGTCCAAACCCTACTGCTCGCCGAAGTACCTGGCATCGAAATAGAAGTAGTTTTGCATCTTTTGGATGGTCTGAAGGAAAGGCTGACTTTCTCCAAAACAATTTTGGTAATGGACCTAAGAAGCCACGGACACAGGTTTCTTATGCATTGCCGTTTGGAGGTTTTGATTACAGCCCAAGGAATAAAGGATATCAGCAAAAAGGGTTTCCACATAAACGAATCAGGACAGCCACTGAGAAGAGGACTTCATTCATTTCCAGAGGTTCTGAAAGAAACTTAGAGTTGTTGTCCTGTGATGCAAATGTTTTGATTACAAATGGTGACAAAGGATGGAGAGAATGTGGGGTGCAGGTTGTACTAGAGCTTTTTGATCATAATGAGTGGAGGCTTGGTGTTAAGCTTTCTGGAACTACAATTTATTCATACAAGGCACATCAGTTTCTGCAAACTGGGTCAACAAATCGGTTTACACATGCAATGATGTGGAAAGGAGGGAAAGATTGGACACTGGAATTTCCTGATAGGAGTCAGTGGGCTCTTTTTAAAGAGATGCATGAAGAATGCTATAATCGGAATATACGTGCTGCATCAGTTAAAAACATTCCGATTCCTGGGGTTCGCTTGATAgaggaaaatgatgataatggaATAGAAGTACCGTTTTTTCGGGGTTGTAAGTACTTTCGGCAGCTTGAATCAGATGTTGAGATGGCTTTGGATCCATCAAGGGTGCTATATGATATGGACAGTGATGATGAACAGTGGAtgctaaaaaatcaaagttcttcAGAAGTCAATAGCAGTTCATGGCAGATTTCAGAAGAAATGTTTGAGAAGGCAATGGACATGTTTGAGAAGGCTGCATATTCTCAACAGCGGGACCAGTTTACATTCAATGAAATAGTTGAGTTTATGACTGGAATTGAGCCCACAGAAGCCATCAAAACCATCCATGAATATTGGCAGCATAAGAGGCAGAGGAAGAGAATGCCTTTAATCCGTCATCTCCAG CCGCCACTTTGGGAAAGGTATCAGCAGCAATTGAGGGAGTGGGAGCAAGCAATGACAAGAAGTAACACAGGCATCCCTAATGGATGCCATGAGAAGTTTGCACTTTCTGACAAGCCACCCATGTATGCTTTCTGTTTGAAACCAAGGGGTTTGGAAGTGCCTAACAAGGGATCAAAACAAAGGTCGCATAAAAAATTTTCAGTTGCTGGACAAAGCAACAGCTTAGCAGGAAATCATGACGGCTTGCACCCTTATG GAAGAAGAATAAATGGCTTTGCTTCTGGGGATGAAAAGACAATATATTCAGTACATAACAATGAATCTTTTGAAGATTCCCCGTTGCCTCAGATGTCACCCAGGGTGTTTTCACCACGAGATGCTTATGGCCGTGCATTTGTCTCACTGACTGGTGATGGTTATGATAGGAATAATCTCCAGAAACTTTGCAGGACCAAGTCAAAGAAACTTGGTACCTTTGTGTCTCCCTATGATGTTCAGATGGCTACTTCATATAATCACAGAATGTTGGATCAGAGAAATGGATTTCGTCATTGGAATTTGGGCTTTTCGGACTGGCCTAGCCAGCGACATCACCAGACAGATGGATATGCGAGGCATGGCCGTGAACAGTTGAATGATTCAGGTCTTGATGAGCTCAGGTTGCGTGAAGCTTCTGGTGCGGCTAAGCACGCACTTAACGTGGCTAAGCTCAAGAGACATAGGGCACAGAGATTGCTTTACAGGGCAGATCTTGCAATTCACAAGGCTGTGGTTGCCCTAATGAATGCTGAAGCAATCAAAGCTTCTTCCGAGGACATAAATGTTGATGGGTAG
- the LOC133674322 gene encoding leucine-rich repeat extensin-like protein 4 — protein MNVHWRLMKEKTHILPFFTTLTLIGFTAAQHHSFSSNADPRDLRTTHIEQNQRQLLYYREELDVEDEYLMLPPCLKFDNPRLRSAYIALQAWKQAIISDPLNLTSNWAGPDVCNYTGVFCATALDNSSIQTVAGIDLNHGDMAGHLVEELGLLTDIALFHINSNRFCGRVPKTLKKLKLLYELDLSNNRFAGGFPGVVLDLPKLKYLDLRFNEFEGDLPKELFNKDLDAIFVNHNRFALELPNNFGNSPVSVMVLANNKFHGCFPTSLANMSKTLNEVILMNNGLRSCLPKEIGLLKKVTVFDASNNKLVGSLPDTIGDMESLEQLNVAHNMLSGDIHDSVCLLPHLKSFSYAYNFITGEPQACLDLEDFDDSRNCFRVRPKQRSTLQCKVFLSRPVHCEAFNCHEIHPSPPSQPPPPVTSPPPPVYSPPPPPPPPPSLVPPSALPSPPPPSSMPPPPPIHCVPSPPSPPPPPPFYSPPLSPPNSPPNSPPPPPFYHSPPPPNSSPPPPPFYSPPLPPPNSPPNSPPPPPIYQSPPPPNSSPPPPSCAEPPPPPSPPPCQAQPPPIQYLPPPPVYNPPPLPAPVYNGPLPPITGISYASPPPPSIS, from the coding sequence atgAATGTTCACTGGCGTCTGATGAAGGAAAAGACTCACATTCTTCCATTCTTTACCACTCTCACTCTCATTGGCTTCACCGCTGCCCAACACCACTCTTTTTCCAGCAATGCTGACCCTAGAGACTTACGAACAACACATATTGAACAGAACCAGAGACAGCTTTTATATTACAGAGAGGAGCTTGATGTAGAAGATGAGTATCTGATGTTACCACCTTGCCTCAAATTTGACAACCCACGACTCAGAAGTGCCTACATTGCACTCCAAGCATGGAAGCAAGCCATCATCTCGGATCCCTTGAACCTCACATCCAACTGGGCGGGACCTGATGTTTGTAATTATACTGGTGTCTTCTGTGCCACAGCTCTTGATAATTCGTCGATCCAAACCGTTGCTGGGATTGATCTAAATCACGGCGACATGGCAGGCCACTTGGTTGAAGAGCTTGGACTCCTGACAGACATTGCCTTGTTTCACATCAACTCCAACAGATTCTGTGGGAGAGTACCGAAAACTCTCAAGAAACTAAAACTCCTCTACGAGTTGGATCTAAGCAACAATCGTTTTGCAGGCGGATTTCCTGGCGTTGTTCTTGATCTTCCAAAGCTCAAGTATCTTGACCTTCGATTTAATGAGTTTGAAGGTGATTTGCCGAAAGAGCTGTTTAATAAGGATCTCGACGCAATATTCGTAAACCACAACAGGTTTGCTCTTGAATTACCTAATAATTTTGGTAACTCACCTGTTTCTGTTATGGTTCTTGCGAATAATAAATTTCATGGATGTTTTCCGACGAGTTTGGCTAACATGTCTAAGACCCTAAATGAAGTGATTCTTATGAACAATGGCTTGCGCTCATGTTTGCCCAAGGAGATAGGATTGCTAAAGAAAGTTACGGTTTTTGATGCAAGTAATAACAAACTCGTCGGCTCTTTGCCTGACACCATCGGAGACATGGAGAGTCTAGAACAGCTAAATGTGGCGCATAATATGCTGTCAGGAGATATCCATGATAGCGTGTGTTTGCTTCCACATCTGAAGAGCTTTAGTTATGCTTATAACTTCATCACTGGTGAGCCACAGGCATGTTTGGATTTGGAAGATTTTGATGATAGCAGGAATTGTTTCAGGGTAAGGCCTAAACAGAGATCGACACTGCAATGTAAAGTGTTCTTGTCTAGGCCAGTTCACTGTGAGGCTTTTAACTGTCACGAGATTCATCCTTCTCCACCATCACAGCCGCCGCCACCCGTTACTTCACCTCCTCCACCGGTTTattctccaccaccaccaccaccaccaccaccttcacTAGTTCCTCCATCAGCACTTCCCTCACCTCCCCCTCCATCATCAATGCCGCCACCACCCCCAATACACTGTGTTCCATCTCCACCATCacctccaccacctcctcccTTCTACTCACCTCCACTATCCCCACCAAACTCACCTCCTAATTCACCTCCGCCGCCACCTTTTTATCATTCACCACCTCCGCCAAACTCAtctccaccacctcctcccTTCTACTCACCTCCACTACCCCCACCAAACTCACCTCCTAATTCACCTCCGCCGCCACCTATTTATCAATCACCACCTCCGCCAAACTCATCTCCACCACCTCCCTCATGTGCAGAACCTCCTCCACCTCCATCACCACCGCCATGCCAGGCGCAACCTCCTCCAATTCAATACTTGCCACCTCCTCCAGTTTATAATCCACCACCACTGCCAGCTCCAGTGTATAATGGTCCATTGCCACCAATTACTGGCATATCTTATGCATCTCCACCACCTCCATCAATCAGCTAA
- the LOC133674343 gene encoding probable ADP-ribosylation factor GTPase-activating protein AGD14, translating to MTKKDKEEERIEKIIRGLLKLPENRRCINCNSLGPQYVCTTFFTFVCTSCSGIHREFTHRVKSVSMAKFNAEEVSALQAEGNERARQIYLKDWDPQRNQLPDGSNLQKLRDFIKHVYVDRRYTGEKSEEKLSRLRLTDKEESSENRRVVLYSGGSRTLNYEDRQGRSERCGFSGRTDDKTFRYYDDERRSPRYSQENTRYGGFKKSPARFEVVDDRFRDDKIRSVRQTNVHLFSPTESRFGNRSSDIQKNNAPVVRPLKDILGENLPPLQVVEHSKAPNGKDASVHSQTPASSCPMASADGNPVQQKSHNSESSVDLNADSKSSNATAAPVALENLPSSEEGNCSYESSGKENIPPVPKPNMLEFLLMELSVPSVIPFDNTSEIPTNDNPSSATSEENILMSSGSSVAGPSGQMFALPSSGVDSATDASTTASGDNMPAGSVSLPVEQMLTLPSSAGASTAVSRGTMTVGSVSLAAPVVQTATASGISLPEGDPVPVVPLEETLTLIDAFDAYIAPLNTSLPVQPSNAVPPQAALDNNGDSTFKVFDGQQISTMQQQSSALLANKSSTEHQTTNTPAGGVNDQIWTSSNVPNAQGPPDFLGEYPSQDVSTPAQESNSDAKSMPLASETKSGGRKELPVDLFTTTIPTPGPIPGWQISPPYGMGFNMQYYPNATPVPAYPNTTKSTNPFNLNGESTSVQAPPFPSMGNLHSGLPMHTSALPPQSPPFASAMPYGGYMGQQAYMNLPNSRPQGPGDLGSEGFPFGSLDMAQQSTNEYLLPTSSSSLPSRGGNPFG from the exons ATGACGAAGAAAGACAAAGAAGAGGAGAGAATTGAGAAGATAATTCGCGGTCTTCTTAAACTCCCTGAAAATCGTCGTTGCATTAATTGCAATAGCTTG ggACCACAATATGTTTGCACAACCTTCTTCACATTTGTTTGCACAAGCTGTAGTGGAATTCA TCGGGAATTTACGCATAGAGTTAAATCGGTTTCGATGGCAAAATTTAACGCGGAAGAAGTTAGTGCTCTCCAAGCAGAAGGGAATGAG aGAGCGAGACAGATTTATTTGAAGGATTGGGATCCGCAGCGTAATCAGCTTCCTGATGGCAG TAATCTACAAAAGCTTCGAGATTTTATCAAGCATGTTTACGTGGATAGAAGATACACTGGAGAGAAAAGTGAAGAGAAACTCTCAAGGCTGAGATTG ACTGACAAGGAGGAGTCTAGTGAGAACAGGAGGGTTGTTTTATATTCTGGTGGATCTAGAACTCTGAACTATGAAGATAGACAAGGGCGGAGTGAAAGATGTGGTTTTAGTGGAAGAACTGATGACAAGACTTTCAGATATTATGATGATGAAAGAAGAAGTCCTCGTTATTCCCAAGAAAATACAAGATATGGAGGTTTTAAGAAAAGTCCTGCTCGCTTTGAGGTTGTTGATGACAGGTTTCGAGATGACAAAATACGAAGTGTCAGGCAGACTAATGTCCACCTGTTTTCACCGACAGAGTCCAGGTTTGGGAACAGGTCATCTGACATTCAAAAGAATAATGCCCCTGTGGTACGCCCTCTTAAAGATATTCTGGGGGAGAATCTTCCGCCTCTACAGGTTGTTGAGCATTCTAAAGCACCCAACGGGAAGGATGCATCTGTTCACAGTCAG ACGCCCGCTTCTTCCTGCCCTATGGCATCTGCTGATGGGAATCCTGTGCAACAGAAAAGTCATAATTCAGAAAGCTCAGTTGATTTAAATGCTGATTCCAAGTCCTCCAATGCCACGGCAGCACCAGTGGCACTGGAGAATCTTCCATCCAGTGAAGAAGGCAACTGCTCATATGAATCCTCTGGAAAGGAGAACATACCTCCGGTCCCAAAACCAAATATGTTGGAATTTTTACTGATGGAGTTGTCAGTTCCCTCAGTTATTCCTTTTGATAATACATCTGAAATACCAACTAATGATAACCCTTCATCAGCTACATCTGAAGAAAATATACTCATGAGTAGTGGTTCTTCAGTAGCTGGGCCCTCAGGGCAGATGTTTGCATTACCAAGCAGTGGTGTTGATTCTGCAACTGATGCTTCTACAACTGCATCTGGAGACAACATGCCTGCTGGCAGTGTTTCACTACCTGTGGAGCAGATGTTAACACTGCCCAGTAGCGCTGGTGCTTCTACAGCCGTGTCTAGAGGCACCATGACTGTGGGAAGTGTTTCACTAGCTGCACCTGTGGTGCAGACAGCAACTGCATCGGGGATCAGCCTGCCTGAAGGTGACCCTGTACCAGTCGTGCCCTTGGAGGAGACATTGACACTAATCGATGCTTTTGATGCATACATAGCCCCTTTAAATACTTCTTTGCCAGTGCAACCTTCTAATGCAGTTCCTCCACAAGCTGCGCTTGATAACAATGGTGACTCAACTTTCAAGGTTTTTGATGGGCAACAGATATCCACCATGCAACAACAGTCTTCTGCACTGCTTGCCAATAAAAGCTCTACTGAACACCAGACTACTAATACACCAGCTGGAGGGGTAAATGACCAG ATCTGGACTTCATCAAATGTTCCTAATGCTCAGGGACCTCCAGATTTCCTCGGGGAATACCCTTCTCAAGATGTCTCGACACCAGCCCAAGAATCCAATTCTGATGCCAAATCCATGCCTCTTGCATCAGAAACAAAATCTGGTGGAAGAAAGGAACTTCCAGTG GACCTTTTTACTACAACCATACCCACTCCAGGCCCAATTCCAGGCTGGCAAATTTCTCCACCTTATGGCATGGGATTTAACATGCAATATTATCCTAATGCAACG CCTGTGCCAGCATATCCCAACACAACAAAATCAACGAACCCGTTCAATCTTAATGGAGAATCCACTTCGGTACAAGCCCCACCT TTTCCTTCCATGGGAAATCTGCACAGTGGTCTCCCAATGCATACTTCCGCATTGCCTCCACAGTCCCCACCCTTTGCATCAGCCATGCCTTATG GTGGATACATGGGACAACAAGCATACATGAATTTGCCTAATTCCAG ACCACAAGGACCAGGCGACCTTGGCAGTGAGGGATTTCCTTTTGGGTCATTGGATATGGCTCAACAATCAACCAACGAATACTTGCTCCCAACCTCCTCAAGTTCTCTTCCTTCAAGGGGAGGCAATCCATTTGGATAG